Proteins from a genomic interval of Quercus robur chromosome 9, dhQueRobu3.1, whole genome shotgun sequence:
- the LOC126701266 gene encoding glutamate synthase [NADH], amyloplastic isoform X3 codes for MRVLGHNGEINTLRGNVNWMKAREGLLKCKELGLSTNELKMLLPIVDASSSDSGAFDGVLEFLVRAGRSLPEAIMMMIPEAWQNDKNMDSDRKALYEYFSALMEPWDGPALISFTDGRYLGATLDRNGLRPGRFYVTHSGRVIMASEVGVVDIPPEDVSRKGRLNPGMMLLVDFEKHIVVDDDALKQQYSLARPYGEWLKRQKIELKDIVDSVHESERALPLIAGVIPASSNDGNMENMGIHGLLAPLKAFGYTVEALEMLLLPMAKDGVEALGSMGNDTPLAVMSNREKLTFEYFKQMFAQVTNPPIDPIREKIVTSMECMVGPEGDLTETTEEQCHRLSLKGPLLSIEETEAIKKMNYRGWQSKVLDITYSKDRGSKGLEETLDRICAEAHDAIKEGYTLLVLSDRAFSPKRVAVSSLLAVGAVHQHLVKKLERTQVGLIVETAEPREVHHFCTLVGFGADGICPYLAIEAVWRLQVDGKIPPKASGEFHSKEELVKRYFKASNYGMMKVLAKMGISTLASYKGAQIFEALGLSSEVIERCFAGTPSRVEGATFEMLARDALHLHELAFPSRAFPPGSAEAVALPNPGNYHWRKGGELHLNDPLAIAKLQEAARTNSVAAYKEYSKLIHELNKGCNLRGLLKFKEAKEKVPLDEVEPASEIVKRFCTGAMSYGSISLEAHTTLAIAMNKIGGKSNTGEGGEQPSRMEPLADGSRNPKRSAIKQVASGRFGVSSYYLTNADELQIKMAQGAKPGEGGELPGHKVVGEIAVTRNSTAGVGLISPPPHHDIYSIEDLAQLIHDLKNSNPAARISVKLVSEVGVGVVASGVVKGHADHVLISGHDGGTGASRWTGIKNAGLPWELGLAETHQTLVANDLRGRTVLQTDGQLKTGRDVAIAALLGAEEFGFSTAPLITLGCIMMRKCHKNTCPVGIATQDPVLREKFAGEPEHVINFFFMVAEEMREIMSQLGLRTVREMVGRSDMLEVDKQVTKNNEKLDNIDLSLVLRPAAELRPEAAQYCVQKQDHGLDMALDQELISLSTAALEKSLPVYIETPIYNVNRAVGTMLSHEVTKRYQMAGLPADTIHIKFTGSAGQSLGAFLCPGITLELEGDSNDYVGKGLSGGKIVVYPPRESKFDPKENIVIGNVALYGATSGEAYFNGMAAERFCVRNSGAKAVVEGVGDHGCEYMTGGNVVVLGKTGRNFAAGMSGGIAYVLDVDGKFQSRCNTELVDLDKVEQEEDIMTLRMMIQQHQRHTNSQLAKEILVNFENLLPKFIKVFPREYKRVLANMKAEEASKEAVEHASEEADEQDEGELLKKDAFEELKKLASASFNGTSNQKVEEAEPLKRPTQVTNAVKHRGFVSYEREGVHYRDPNVRMNDWKEVMEESEPGPLLKTQSARCMDCGTPFCHQENSGCPLGNKIPEFNELVYQNRWREALDRLLETNNFPEFTGRVCPAPCEGSCVLGIIENPVSIKSIECAIIDKAFEEGWMVPRPPLKRTGKRVAIVGSGPAGLAAADQLNRMGHTVTVYERADRIGGLMMYGVPNMKADKVDVVQRRVNLMAQEGVNFVVNASVGTDPLYSLDRLREENDSVVLAVGATKPRDLSVPGRELSGVHFAMEFLHANTKSLLDSNLQDGNYISAKGKKVVVIGGGDTGTDCIGTSIRHGCSSIVNLELLPAPPRTRAPGNPWPQWPLIFRVDYGHQEAATKFGKDPRSYEVLTKRFIGDENGVVKGLEIVRLQWEKDASGKLQRKEVEGSEEIIEADLVLLAMGFLGPEPTAAEKLGLEQDNRSNIKADYGRFSTNVDGVFAAGDCRRGQSLVVWAISEGRQAAAQVDKYLTREEKDLEVSPVIKEDLIKRHHDLNKRHQDSSKHTVMT; via the exons ATGCGTGTCTTGGGCCACAATGGAGAAATTAACACTCTTAGAGGCAATGTAAACTG GATGAAGGCCCGTGAGGGTCTATTAAAGTGTAAGGAGCTTGGTCTCTCAACTAATGAGTTAAAGATGCTTCTACCAATTGTTGATGCCAGTTCATCTGATTCAG GAGCTTTTGATGGCGTCCTTGAGTTTCTGGTTCGAGCTGGTAGAAGTCTTCCTGAAGCAATTATGATGATGATTCCTGAAGCATGGCAAAATGACAAGAATATGGACTCTGATCGAAAGGCACTGTATGAATATTTCTCAGCTCTGATGGAGCCATGGGATGGCCCAGCTCTTATATCAT TTACTGATGGCCGCTATCTGGGAGCAACTTTGGACCGCAACGGGCTGCGACCTGGGCGTTTCTACGTCACCCACAGTGGACGAGTTATCATGGCCAGTGAAGTTGGTGTAGTAGACATTCCACCTGAAGATGTGAGTAGGAAAGGCAGGCTAAACCCTGGCATGATGCTTTTAGTGGATTTTGAGAAGCatattgttgttgatgatgacgCCTTGAAGCAGCAATACTCACTGGCAAGGCCTTATGGCGAGTGGCTTAAAAGGCAAAAAATTGAACTCAAGGATATAGTTGACTCTGTTCATGAATCTGAAAGGGCCCTTCCTCTTATTGCGGGAGTGATTCCT GCGTCTAGCAATGATGGCAACATGGAAAACATGGGCATTCATGGTTTACTGGCTCCATTGAAAGCTTTTGG TTACACTGTTGAAGCTTTGGAAATGTTGTTGCTACCCATGGCAAAAGATGGTGTAGAAGCCCTTGGTTCTATGGGAAATGATACTCCCTTGGCTGTAATGTCTAACAGAGAAAAGCTCACTTTTGAGTACTTCAAGCAAATGTTTGCCCAAGTAACAAATCCTCCAATTGATCCTATTCGGGAGAAGATAGTCACCTCCATGGAATGCATGGTTGGTCCAGAAGGTGACCTGACGGAGACCACTGAAGAACAATGTCATCGTCTTTCTTTAAAAGGTCCTCTTTTATCTATCGAAGAAACAGAAGCAATCAAAAAGATGAATTATAGAGGTTGGCAAAGCAAAGTTCTAGACATAACTTATTCTAAGGACCGAGGTAGCAAGGGACTGGAGGAGACACTGGATAGGATATGTGCTGAAGCACATGATGCAATTAAGGAGGGTTATACATTACTTGTGCTTTCTGACAGAG CTTTCTCACCTAAGCGTGTTGCTGTAAGCTCCCTCTTGGCTGTTGGTGCTGTACATCAACATCTAGTTAAAAAGCTTGAGCGAACTCAAGTTGGGTTGATAGTTGAAACTGCTGAGCCACGTGAAGTACACCATTTCTGTACACTGGTTGGATTTGGTGCAGATGGTATATGCCCATACTTGGCTATAGAAGCTGTTTGGAGATTGCAGGTTGATGGAAAGATCCCACCGAAAGCAAGTGGTGAGTTTCACTCCAAGGAAGAACTGGTAAAGAGGTACTTCAAAGCAAGCAACTATGGAATGATGAAGGTTCTTGCCAAGATGGGGATATCAACTTTGGCATCTTATAAGGGTGCTCAGATTTTTGAAGCTCTGGGTCTTTCATCAGAAGTGATCGAGAGGTGCTTTGCAGGAACCCCAAGTAGAGTTGAGGGTGCAACATTTGAGATGCTTGCACGTGATGCGCTTCATCTGCATGAGTTGGCGTTTCCTTCTCGAGCTTTCCCTCCTGGAAGTGCGGAAGCTGTTGCACTGCCAAACCCAGGGAATTATCATTGGAGGAAAGGTGGTGAACTTCACTTGAATGATCCCCTTGCCATAGCAAAGCTGCAAGAGGCTGCCCGAACTAACAGTGTAGCTGCCTACAAAGAATATTCCAAGCTTATTCATGAGTTGAATAAAGGCTGCAATTTGCGGGGGCTCTTGAAATTTAAAGAGGCAAAGGAAAAAGTTCCTTTGGATGAAGTGGAACCTGCCAGCGAAATTGTCAAACGGTTCTGTACTGGGGCCATGAGTTATGGATCAATATCATTGGAGGCACACACAACATTGGCTATTGCTATGAATAAGATTGGAGGAAAGTCGAATACAG GTGAGGGAGGTGAGCAGCCATCTCGCATGGAGCCTCTTGCAGATGGCTCAAGGAACCCAAAAAGGAGTGCAATTAAGCAGGTTGCAAGTGGGAGATTTGGAGTTTCGAGTTATTACCTTACTAATGCTGATGAATTACAGATAAAAATGGCTCAG GGGGCCAAGCCTGGTGAAGGAGGTGAGCTTCCTGGACACAAAGTTGTAGGAGAAATTGCGGTCACCAGAAATTCTACTGCTGGGGTGGGACTTATAAGTCCTCCTCCACATCATGATATTTATTCAATTGAAGATCTTGCCCAATTAATTCATGATCTTAAG AACTCCAACCCCGCGGCTCGAATTAGTGTGAAGTTGGTATCTGAAGTTGGCGTGGGAGTAGTTGCTAGTGGAGTGGTGAAGGGGCATGCTGACCACGTTCTGATCTCAGGTCATGATGGAGGAACAGGGGCCTCTAGATGGACTGGAATCAAGAATGCTGGGCTCCCATGGGAACTTGGTTTGGCCGAAACTCACCAGACATTGGTTGCTAATGACCTTCGTGGTCGAACAGTTCTCCAGACAGATGGCCAACTTAAAACTGGAAGAGATGTGGCCATAGCTGCACTTCTTGGTGCTGAAGAATTTGGCTTCAGCACAGCACCTCTCATTACTCTTGGCTGCATCATGATGCGGAAGTGCCACAAGAATACCTGCCCTGTGGGCATTGCTACCCAAGATCCAGTACTTCGAGAGAAGTTTGCTGGAGAACCGGAACATGTTATTAACTTTTTCTTCATGGTAGCAGAGGAAATGAGGGAAATTATGTCACAACTTGGACTTCGAACTGTAAGAGAGATGGTTGGCCGTTCAGATATGCTTGAAGTGGATAAACAAGTGACTAAGAACAATGAGAAGCTGGACAATATTGATCTCTCTTTAGTACTTAGACCTGCTGCTGAACTTCGACCTGAAGCTGCACAGTACTGTGTCCAGAAACAGGATCATGGCTTGGATATGGCACTGGACCAAGAACTTATTTCACTGTCTACAGCTGCATTAGAAAAGAGTCTTCCTGTGTACATTGAAACACCAATCTACAATGTGAACCGTGCTGTTGGAACAATGCTTAGTCACGAAGTGACTAAACGCTATCAAATGGCAGGGCTTCCTGCAGATACCATCCATATCAAATTCACTGGAAGTGCAGGTCAGAGCCTTGGAGCATTCCTCTGCCCTGGAATAACACTGGAGCTTGAAGGTGACAGCAATGACTATGTCGGTAAAGGGTTATCTGGTGGCAAGATTGTAGTTTATCCTCCAAGGGAAAGCAAGTTTGATCCAAAAGAAAACATTGTAATAGGTAATGTGGCTCTCTATGGGGCAACAAGTGGGGAGGCATATTTCAATGGGATGGCAGCAGAAAGATTTTGTGTTCGTAATTCGGGGGCTAAGGCCGTTGTTGAAGGAGTTGGTGATCATGGATGTGAGTACATGACTGGTGGGAATGTTGTTGTACTTGGAAAAACTGGCAGAAATTTTGCTGCAGGTATGAGCGGTGGTATTGCATATGTTCTTGATGTGGATGGAAAATTCCAATCTCGATGCAATACTGAGCTTGTAGATCTTGATAAAGTTGAACAAGAAGAGGATATAATGACTCTTAGAATGATGATACAGCAACATCAGCGTCACACAAACAGCCAGCTTGCCAAAGAAATACTTGTTAACTTTGAGAATCTTCTGCCTAAATTCATTAAAGTTTTCCCTAGGGAGTATAAACGGGTTCTTGCAAACATGAAAGCAGAGGAAGCCTCCAAGGAAGCTGTTGAACATGCTTCTGAAGAAGCTGATGAACAAGATGAGGGAGAATTATTGAAAAAAGATGCTTTTGAAGAGCTTAAGAAGTTAGCATCTGCATCTTTTAATGGAACATCCAATCAG AAGGTAGAAGAGGCTGAACCATTGAAGAGGCCTACTCAGGTTACCAATGCAGTCAAACATCGAGGGTTTGTATCATATGAGCGTGAGGGTGTTCATTATAGGGATCCTAATGTTCGGATGAATGACTGGAAGGAGGTTATGGAGGAATCAGAACCTGGCCCACTTTTAAAGACTCAGTCAGCCCGCTGCATGGACTGCGGTACTCCTTTCTGCCATCAG GAGAATTCTGGATGTCCTCTTGGAAACAAAATACCtgaatttaatgagttagtGTACCAAAATAGGTGGCGTGAGGCATTAGATCGTCTCCTTGAGACAAATAACTTCCCAGAGTTTACTGGCCGAGTGTGCCCTGCACCTTGTGAAGGTTCTTGTGTCCTGGGCATTATTGAGAATCCTGTATCTATCAAGAGCATTGAATGTGCCATTATAGACAAGGCCTTTGAGGAGGGATGGATGGTACCACGGCCTCCCCTGAAGAGAACTGG AAAAAGAGTTGCAATTGTTGGAAGTGGACCAGCTGGCTTGGCTGCTGCTGATCAGCTAAACAGAATGGGACATACGGTGACTGTGTATGAGCGTGCTGACAGAATTGGAGGACTTATGATGTATGGTGTTCCAAACATGAAGGCTGACAAAGTGGATGTAGTTCAACGGCGGGTGAACCTTATGGCTCAAGAAGGTGTCAATTTTGTGGTTAATGCTAGTGTTGGAACTGATCCCTTGTATTCTCTTGATCGGCTCCGAGAGGAGAATGATTCTGTTGTTTTGGCAGTAGGAGCCACAAAACCAAG GGACCTTTCTGTACCAGGACGGGAGCTATCAGGAGTCCATTTTGCTATGGAGTTTCTTCATGCAAATACTAAAAGCTTGCTTGATAGCAACCTCCAGGATGGTAACTACATCTCTGCAAAGGGAAAGAAAGTAGTGGTCATTGGTGGAGGTGACACTGGCACGGATTGCATAGGGACATCTATCCGGCATGGATGTAGTAGCATTGTAAATCTAGAGCTTCTCCCTGCGCCACCACGAACTAGGGCCCCAGGCAACCCTTGGCCACAG TGGCCTCTTATATTCCGGGTGGACTATGGGCATCAGGAAGCTGCAACCAAGTTTGGAAAAGACCCAAGATCTTATGAGGTATTGACCAAGCGATTTATTGGAGATGAGAATGGGGTTGTCAAAGGGCTTGAAATTGTACGTCTCCAATGGGAGAAGGATGCTAGTGGGAAGTTGCAGCGCAAGGAAGTTGAGGGCTCTGAGGAGATCATCGAGGCTGACCTTGTTCTACTAGCCATGGGATTTCTTGGCCCTGAGCCG ACAGCAGCAGAGAAGTTGGGTTTGGAGCAAGACAATCGATCAAACATCAAGGCAGACTATGGCCGTTTCTCAACCAATGTAGATGGGGTCTTTGCTGCAGGTGATTGTCGGCGTGGCCAGTCTTTGGTAGTATGGGCAATCTCTGAAGGCCGGCAAGCTGCTGCACAGGTTGATAAATATCTTACAAGGGAGGAAAAGGACCTTGAAGTTAGCCCTGTTATCAAGGAAGACCTTATCAAGAGGCACCATGACCTTAACAAGAGGCACCAAGATAGCAGCAAACACACTGTAATGACATAG